GAGCGGACCGCCGCCCGCTGGGAGGCGGGCCCGCTGGGCCGGGCCACCAACAACGTCGCCGAACTCACCGCCCTGGAGCGGCTGCTCACGGCCGTCGACCCGGACGTGCCGCTGGAGATCCGGATGGACTCCCAGTACGCGATGAAGGCCGTGACCACCTGGCTGCCCGGCTGGAAGCGCAACGGCTGGAAGACCGCGGCCGGCAAGCCCGTCGCCAACCAGGAGCTCGTGGTCCGCATCGACGCGCTCCTCGACGGCCGGAAGGTCGAGTTCCGCTACGTCCCGGCGCACCAGGTCGACGGCGACCCGCTGAACGACTTCGCCGACCGCGCCGCCAGCCAGGCCGCCTCGGTCCAGGAGGCGGCGGGCAGCGCGCTCGGCTCCCCCGAGCCGCCGCCCTCGCCCGACACCCCGAAGGCGGCCGCCCCGCGCAGGAAGGCGCCCCGCCGCACCGGCGGCGGAGCGTCGTCGTCCCGCACCATCAAGGCGAAGTTCGCCGGCCGCTGCCTGTGCGGCCGTTCCTACGCGGCCGGCGAGTCCATCGCCAAGAACGCGCAGGGCTGGGGCCACCCGGAGTGCCGTACCGCCGAGGCCTGATCAGCCGTCTTCAGCTGTCATCAGCTGTGTTCAGCTGTGTTCAGCTGTCGAAGGTGTAGTACTTCGTGTGGTCCAGCAGATCCGCCGGACGCACGTCGTTCCACGGTTTCATCGTGTCGTTCAGGTCGACGACGTCCGGCGTGCCGCCGGCCGGCACATACGCCGCGTCCGGGTGCCGCCGCTGCCACTCGGCCCACAGTTTGTCGACGAAGGCGTGGTGCAGCCAGAACACCGGGTCGTTGGGGGAGACCCCGGTGGCCATGTGGCCGCCGACCCAGACATGGACCCGGTTGTGCAGATTGACCCCGCGCCACCCCTCCAGGTTGTTGCGGAAGCCGTCCGAGGCGCTGTTGTACGGCGCCATGTCGTACGTCGATATGGACAGCACCGACTCCACCTCCGCGCGCGTCGGCAGCTCGCGCACGGCCGTGCCCAGCGAGCGACGCAGGAACGGACGGCCGTCCACCCGTATGGTCATCGGCCAGTTGCCGGCCGAGGCGGCGAACGGGCCGTCCAGCACCCGGCCGTCCGTGCTGCGCCCCGTGCCGCCGAGGAAGTCCGGCGCCCACAGCGCGGCACGCACCGTGCGGTCGGTGCTCCAGTCCCAGTACGGCAGCGCGACCGAGGAGTCCACCGACTGCAGCGCCTGTTCGAAGTCGAGCAGGAATCTGCGGTGCCAGGGCAGGAAGGAGGGGGAGCGGTGGCCGGTCCGCTCGCCGGTGTCGGTGTCCGCCATGATGAAGGCGTTGTGCGTGCGGACGAACTCGTCGTAGCGTCCGCTGCGCTTGAGTGCGAGGACGGCGTCGACGAAACGCTTCTTCTCGTCGGCGGTCAGCGTGGCCTGGTTCTTGCGTACGGTCATGATGCGCGATGCTCCGAAAAGTCCTTGCGGGGGCGGTCAGTTGGCGGGGAAGGGCAGTAACGGGGCGCCCTGCAGCTCGTCCACGGCCGCCCGGGCGGCGGCGCGCGGGGTGGGCACCGGGTCGTAGTGGCTGACGACGCTGATCCAGCTGCCGTCGGCGTTGCGCATCACGTGCAGCTGCACGCCGTCGACCAACACCTCGTAGCCGCCGCCGTGTTCGTGGTGGTGGCCGCCCGCGCCCATCGGACGGCCCTGTATCCGGCGGCCGTGGTAGACCTCGTCGAAGGTGCCCGGCATCGGCATGGAGCGGTCGTGGCCGGCGGCCGAGGCCGCGGGTGCCGCGAGGGCGGTGACGGTGGCCGTCGCGGCGAGGGCCGCCGTCGCGGTGAGCGCGCGGCGCCGGGTGATGTCGGGCATGCGGGTCCTCCTGGAAGGTGTTCCGGTGGTGACGACGCATGCCTATCGGGGGTGCCGGGACGGGGAGAAATCCCCCGGAAGCCGTTGGCTTTGATTCGGACAATTGCCCATAAGTCGTACAGCGTTGAACCAGGGGTGATCTTGCTGTGATCGGGGGCCGATCCGTTCCGGAACCGGGAATTCCTTGCCGCGCCGGCCGTCATTCCGGCGATCCTTCTCGTCCGCCGTCCGTCCGAGTGGCCCGGCTCACCACGCCAAACTGACGCGATCGGACGGCCCGCCCGCCCTGCTACTCTGCGGTTGCGTTCGACTACTTTGGGTGACTAGCCCGGTTTCCCTTCGCCCCCCACCCGAGGAGACCCGTCCATGGCCGTGCCCGCCTCGTTCGACCAGACCCCGTCCGGCTACAGCCTGCAACGCGCCTACTGGCTGGCTCGCGCGGCCGACCTCGCCTACAAGGACCGCCCTGCCATCGAGGAGCAGGCCGCCCAGTGGGGCTTCGGCCAGGTGCGCCATCACGAGACCCGCTTCACGCCGCCCTTCCCGCTGCAGGACGCCCAGGCGTACACCATGGCCGGCGACCGGATGATCGTCATCGCGTTCCGCGGCACCGAACCCGCCCAGATCAAGGACTGGCTCACCGACGCCACCACTCCGCCGAGGCCCGGACCGGGCGGCAACGGATACGTCCACCACGGATTCGCCGAGGCCCTGGAGTCGGTGTACCCGGCCGTCCACGACACCCTCGCCGAGCTGCGCAGCGACGGCCAGGCCGTGTACTTCACCGGGCACAGCCTGGGCGGCGCCCTGGCGATGCTGGCCGGCGCCCGGATGTATCTGGAGGACCCGCACCTGGCCGCGGACGGCGTCTACACCTACGGCCAGCCGCGCACCTGCGACCGGCTGCTCGCCGAGGCCTTCCACAAGGGATTCGGCGGCCGCATGTACCGCTTCGTCAACAACAACGACATCGTCCCCCAGCTGCCGCCCGAGCCCGTCTTCACCCATGTCCGCGCGCTGCGCTACATCGACTCCGGCGGCACGCTGCACGAGAGCATGCCGATGTTCTCGGCCCTCACCGACCGGGCCAAGGGGCTGACCGCCGATGCCTTCGCACCGGCCTCCGACGGCATCCGCGACCACTTCATGCACAACTACCTGGCGGCCCTGGAGAAGTGCCTCGGCTGAGCCCCCGTGCGGCACCCGGAAAAGCGTTGGTGAATGGTCATTCACTCGATAAGGTGAATTGTCATTCACCGCACCGCCGTGCCGTCCTCAGGAGCGCCGATGGACCAGCCCGCCCCGATACCCCGGCCACCGACCGGCGCACCCCCGCTGCGGGACCGGCTCACGATTCCCGTGCTGGCCTCCGGCGGCATCCTCATGGCGGTCATGCAGACCGTCGTCGTCCCGCTGCTGCCGGACCTGCCCCGGCTCACCGGCGCCTCCGCCGCGACCGTCTCCTGGACGGTCACCGCCACCCTGCTCTCCGGCGCCGTCCTCACCCCGGTGCTCGGCCGGGCCGGCGACATGTACGGCAAGCGCCGGGTGCTCACCTCCGCACTCGCCCTGATGACCCTCGGCTCGGTGCTGTGCGCCCTGACCTCCGACATCGGCGTGCTCATCGCCGCCCGCGCGCTCCAGGGCGCCGCCGCCTCCGTCGTACCGCTGTCGATCAGCATCCTGCGCGACGAGCTCCCGCCGGAGCGCCGGGGTTCGGCGGTGGCGCTGATGAGTTCCACCGTCGGTATCGGCGCCGCCCTCGGTCTGCCGCTCGCCGCGCTGGTCGTCCAGTACGCCGACTGGCACACCATGTTCTGGCTGACCAGCGCCCTGGGCGCGCTGGGTGTCGCGGCGACCTGGTGGGCGGTCAAGGAGTCGCCGGTGCGCGAGCCCGGCCGGTTCGACGTGCTCGGCGCGCTCGGGCTCGCCGCCGGCCTGGTCTGCCTGTTGCTGGGTGTGTCGCAGGGCGGGACCTGGGGCTGGGGGAGTGCCCGGGTCCTCGGGCTGTTCCTCGGGGCCGTCGTCGTCCTCGCCCTGTGGTGGTGGCAGCAACTGCGCGCCGAACGGCCGCTGGTCGACCTGCGGCTGGTCTCCCGGCCGCGGGTGGGCCTGTCACATGTCGCCGCCATGCTCACCGGGTTCGCCTTCTACGCCAACTCGCTGGTCACCGCACAGCTGGTGCAGGCGCCGAAGGCCACCGGCTACGGCCTCGGCCTGTCCATCGTCGCCACCGGTGTGTGTCTGCTGCCCGGCGGCGTGACCATGCTGCTGTTCTCGCCGCTGTCGGCCCGCATCTCGGCCGCCCGCGGCCCGCGGATCACCCTCGCGCTGGGCGCCGCCGTCATCGCCTGCGGCTACGCGGTCCGTATCGCCGACAGCCGCGACCTGTGGATGATCATCGTCGGGGCCACCGTGGTGGCGACCGGCACCACGCTCGCCTACTCGGCGCTGCCCACCCTGATCCTGCGGGCCGTCCCGGCCGGCCAGACCGCCTCCGCCAACGGCGTCAACGTCCTCATGCGCACGATCGGCCAGGCCACCTCAAGCGCCGCCGTCGCCGCCGTCCTCGTCCACCACAGCAGCCCGGCCGGCGGCATCCCCATCCCCACCCTGCACGGCTACCAGCTGGCGTTCGCGATGGCGGGCGCCGTGGCCCTCGCGGCCTGCGCGGCCGCCCTGTCCATCCCCGGCGACGGCCCCGCGGACGGCCCCCGCCGCGCCGCGGGCGCCATCCGGGGCGCCCGCGACGAGGCGATGGAGGGAGCATGAGGGGCGTGAGCACTCCACCCGCACCGAGCATGTCCGCGCGCCGTGACGCCGAGGCCACCAAGGCGGCCATCCTCAAAGCGGCCCGCCACCTCCTCGCCCGGCACGCGCACGCCGACATCACGCTCAAGGCGGTCGCCGAACGGGCCGGTGTCAGCCCGCCGTTGATCGTGAAGTACTTCGGCAACAAGGACGCCCTGTTCGCCCGCGTGATGTCCTTCGACACCGACGCCGACGCCCTGCTGGACGCACCGCTCGCCGACCTCGGCCGGCACATGGCCCGGCACGTCCTGGCCAGCCAGCGCGAGCGCGGCGCCGACCCGCTGCTGCGCATCGCCTTCGCCCCGCTGCACGGCGACCACGGCGACGTCCTGCGCGCCAACTTCCGCGCCCAGGTGACCGAACGCCTCGCCGCCCGGCTCACCGGCCCCGACGCCGGCCTGCGCGCCGAACTCGCCGTCGCCGCGCTCGTCGGCCTCGGCGTGATGTACGGCATCGCACGCGGCCCGCACCTGCGCGAGAGCGACGTCGACACCATCGCCGACCGCTACGGGCCGCTCGTACAGGGCCAGTTGACCCCCGGGAGCTGATTCACCCGCCGGTCCGGGGGCCGGTGAGCAGTGCCTGCGCCGACGTGCGGAAGGCCGTGAGCAGCCGGCCGTTGTCGCCGGCGCGGGTCGCCAGGGCGACCTGGCTCGGCGCGACGCCGTGCAGCGGGATCGCGGTCAGGCCGGGGCGCAGGGGGATGCCCGCGACGCCCGCGGTGATCGCCAGCGCCTGGCCGGAGGCGACGAGTTCGAACTTGTCCTCGAAGTCGCCGACGTACGGGCCGTCGGGAGCCGGGCACCCGTCGGGGCGCGGGTCGATGCGCCAGAACGCGTCCCTGAGCCGGTCCCCGACCCGTGGGAGCGGCTCGTCGGCGATGTCGTCCACGGTGACCGACTCCTTGCCGGCCAGCCGGTGGTGGATGGGGACCACGACGACGCGCGGCTCGTCGTACAGCACCGTGACCCGCAGGCCCTCCGTCGCGAAGGGCAGCCGGGCCACGAGCGCGTCCACGTGGTGGTCGAGCAGCGCCTGGCGCGCCTGAGTCCCACGCAGGTGCGTGGTCCGCACCTCGGCGTCCGGAAACCTGCGGCGCAGGGCGCGCACGGCCGAGGTGACGTAGACACCGGTGGTGTACCCGATGGTGATCCGGCTGGGCTCGGCGGCGGCCCGGGCCACCGCGGCCGCCTGTGCCGCGGTGCGCAGCAGGGCCTTCGCGCGCGGCAGGAAGGCCTCGCCCGCCTCGGTGAGCCGGGTGCCCTGCGGCGTACGGTCGAGCAGCCGGGCGCCGAGCACCTGCTCCAGCCGCCGCACCTGGCGGCTCAGGGACGGCTGGGTGATGTGCAGCGCGGTGGCGGCGCGCCCGAAGTGCCGGTGCTCGGCGACGACGGTGAAGTACCGCACCAGCCTCAGGTCGAGGTCCGGGGCGGCTGCTGGGACGTCCATGCCGCCAGCGTAGGCCCACCGCCCGACGTGGTGTGATGCCCGAAGTGCATTGCGTGATGCGTAAGAAGCCTTGGACGCGGCCGGCTCCGTGGACGAACGATGGCAGCACTTCCCCCAGCATCCGAGGAGTGCGTCCCCATGCGTGTTTTCGTCACCGGTGCCACCGGGTTCATCGGCTCCGCCCTCGTTCCGGAACTGACCGGCGCGGGCCACGAGGTCGTCGGCCTCGCCCGCTCGGACGACGGCGCGGACGCCCTGCGGGCGGCCGGGGCCGAGGTCCACCGGGGCGGCCTGCACGACCCCGAGGGCCTGGCCCGCGCGTCGGCCCGGGCCGACGGTGTCATCCACCTCGCCGCCGTGTACAACACCCCTGACCTCCACACCGCCGGAGCCGTCCAGCTCAGGGCCATCGAGGCGATCGGCGCCGCCCTGGCGGGCTCGGAGCGGCCTTTCGTGGTCACCTCGGGCACGGTGATCGCCCCGGCGGGCCGTCTCGCCACCGAGGAGGACGGGCCCGCACCGGGCACCCACCGGACCCCCGCCGAGGAGGCGACCGTCGCCCTGGCCGAACGCGGTGTGCGCAGCTCACTGGTCCGGCTCGCGCCCTCGGTGCACGGCCGCGGCGACCACGGCTATGTGCCGCGTCTGATCGCGATCGCCCGGGAGAAGGGCGTGGCGGCGTACGTCGGTGACGGCACCAACCGCTGGCCCGGCGTGCACCGTCTCGACGCGGCCCGCCTGTTCCGGCTGGCCCTGGAGAAGGCCCCGGCGGGCACCCGGCTGCACGGCGCGGACGAGGAAGGGGTGCCGTTCCGTGCCATCGCCGAGGTCATCGGCCGCCACCTGGCCGTCCCGGTCACCGGGATCGCTCCCGAGGAGGCCGGCGAACACTTCGGCTTCCTCGGCCGCTGGGCCGCGGTCGACAACCCCACGTCGAGCGCGCTGACCCGCACGCTGCTCGGTTGGGAGCCGCGCGAGCCGGGACTCCTCGCGGACCTCGACGAGGGGCACTACTTCCAGGCCTGAGTCAGCGCAGCAGCCGGTCCAGGAAGGCGTTGCCGAACACCCGGTGCGGGTCCAGACGGTCGAGCGTCGCGACCGCCTGCCGCCACACCCCGGGCCCGAACCTGCCCGGCACGGCCGTGCCCAGCACCTCGGCGTCGCTCCAGGCGGCGTCCGCCGTGTACCCCCAGCCCTTGGACCACTCCACGCGGGCGAGGCCGGACCCGCCGTCGTACGCGTCCAGCAGGAACCGCTCCAGCTCGCGCAGGAACGCCTCGGCGTACGGCGTGCCCGGCAGGGTCAGCACGTCCAGCCACACCGCGGTGTCCCACTCGGGGCGGTCCGCGCTCGGCCGCAGCGCGGACAGCGACGGCGCCTGCGCGCCGGGCACGCCGGTCTCCGCCGGGTCGTCGAGACCGGTGACCCGGATCTCCACCGAGCCGTTGACCGGGAAACGGCCCTGTGCCGCGTACGCCTCCAGCCGCTGCCGGTAGTACCGGGTGAACTCGTGCACCACCCGCTGCACTCCGGCCCGGCTGGTGAGCACCGCGTACCCGTTCGCGGTCACCCGCAGGGTGGTCGGGCGGAGATACAGCAGCGTGTTCTTCGACGGCCCCCACAGGTCGGCGGAGTCCGTGGCCGCGAGCCCCAGGGAGGCCACGGTGAGCTGCGCGGCGCCCAGCTCCGGCGCCAGATACCAGGCCGCGTCCGCGACCAGCCGCCCCACCAGATCGGCCACGGGCGTCGGCACGCTGTCGGAGAAGGGATAGTTGTACGGCGAGGTGACGTGCCGTGAGCCGGCCGGCCGCACCGGCGCGACGCTCCACTCCTTCAGCCACGGGAACTCGGTGAAGGCGAACCAGATCGCCTCGACGCGCCCCGAGCGACGCAGGAAGCTCTCCAGCGTGCGTCCTCCGGAGCCGGGCGCGGCGAACAGTTCACGGGCCGGGACGTCGGTACGGCTGACACAGCGCAGCGGGGCGTCCGGACCGACCCGCAGGACCACCTCCGTGACCAAGGTCCGGCCGAGATGCGTGAGCAGCGCGGCACAGTCCGCCTCGTCGCGGCGGAACGTCCGCAGCACGTACGCCCCGGCGGCCGTGTCCCACACGACCGCCGTCAGCTCCAGGATCCGGTTGCCGAGCGAGCCGTAGGTGCTTCCCGGCAACGGGCGTTCGCCGGCGGCCGGTACGGCCGTGCCGTGCGCGTCGACGGCCAGGGCGCCGCCCAGGG
Above is a genomic segment from Streptomyces fodineus containing:
- a CDS encoding lipase family protein, with product MAVPASFDQTPSGYSLQRAYWLARAADLAYKDRPAIEEQAAQWGFGQVRHHETRFTPPFPLQDAQAYTMAGDRMIVIAFRGTEPAQIKDWLTDATTPPRPGPGGNGYVHHGFAEALESVYPAVHDTLAELRSDGQAVYFTGHSLGGALAMLAGARMYLEDPHLAADGVYTYGQPRTCDRLLAEAFHKGFGGRMYRFVNNNDIVPQLPPEPVFTHVRALRYIDSGGTLHESMPMFSALTDRAKGLTADAFAPASDGIRDHFMHNYLAALEKCLG
- a CDS encoding TetR family transcriptional regulator: MRGVSTPPAPSMSARRDAEATKAAILKAARHLLARHAHADITLKAVAERAGVSPPLIVKYFGNKDALFARVMSFDTDADALLDAPLADLGRHMARHVLASQRERGADPLLRIAFAPLHGDHGDVLRANFRAQVTERLAARLTGPDAGLRAELAVAALVGLGVMYGIARGPHLRESDVDTIADRYGPLVQGQLTPGS
- the melC2 gene encoding tyrosinase MelC2; protein product: MTVRKNQATLTADEKKRFVDAVLALKRSGRYDEFVRTHNAFIMADTDTGERTGHRSPSFLPWHRRFLLDFEQALQSVDSSVALPYWDWSTDRTVRAALWAPDFLGGTGRSTDGRVLDGPFAASAGNWPMTIRVDGRPFLRRSLGTAVRELPTRAEVESVLSISTYDMAPYNSASDGFRNNLEGWRGVNLHNRVHVWVGGHMATGVSPNDPVFWLHHAFVDKLWAEWQRRHPDAAYVPAGGTPDVVDLNDTMKPWNDVRPADLLDHTKYYTFDS
- a CDS encoding cholesterol oxidase substrate-binding domain-containing protein — its product is MDNFPDAQGGSSPLGRRRLLRGAAALAAVPVLLAGDPAVAAAELPGFPERVALYRSAYRNWVGEITADGLWACAPADPEQVLAVVGWARRSGWRIRARGRSHGWSPLTITEGTRSDSRVLLVDTAPHLTALQLESDSAVRAGTGVTLQALLTFLEGHGLGLTATPAPGDLTLGGALAVDAHGTAVPAAGERPLPGSTYGSLGNRILELTAVVWDTAAGAYVLRTFRRDEADCAALLTHLGRTLVTEVVLRVGPDAPLRCVSRTDVPARELFAAPGSGGRTLESFLRRSGRVEAIWFAFTEFPWLKEWSVAPVRPAGSRHVTSPYNYPFSDSVPTPVADLVGRLVADAAWYLAPELGAAQLTVASLGLAATDSADLWGPSKNTLLYLRPTTLRVTANGYAVLTSRAGVQRVVHEFTRYYRQRLEAYAAQGRFPVNGSVEIRVTGLDDPAETGVPGAQAPSLSALRPSADRPEWDTAVWLDVLTLPGTPYAEAFLRELERFLLDAYDGGSGLARVEWSKGWGYTADAAWSDAEVLGTAVPGRFGPGVWRQAVATLDRLDPHRVFGNAFLDRLLR
- the melC1 gene encoding apotyrosinase chaperone MelC1, whose translation is MPDITRRRALTATAALAATATVTALAAPAASAAGHDRSMPMPGTFDEVYHGRRIQGRPMGAGGHHHEHGGGYEVLVDGVQLHVMRNADGSWISVVSHYDPVPTPRAAARAAVDELQGAPLLPFPAN
- a CDS encoding LysR family transcriptional regulator, whose translation is MDVPAAAPDLDLRLVRYFTVVAEHRHFGRAATALHITQPSLSRQVRRLEQVLGARLLDRTPQGTRLTEAGEAFLPRAKALLRTAAQAAAVARAAAEPSRITIGYTTGVYVTSAVRALRRRFPDAEVRTTHLRGTQARQALLDHHVDALVARLPFATEGLRVTVLYDEPRVVVVPIHHRLAGKESVTVDDIADEPLPRVGDRLRDAFWRIDPRPDGCPAPDGPYVGDFEDKFELVASGQALAITAGVAGIPLRPGLTAIPLHGVAPSQVALATRAGDNGRLLTAFRTSAQALLTGPRTGG
- a CDS encoding SDR family oxidoreductase, with the translated sequence MRVFVTGATGFIGSALVPELTGAGHEVVGLARSDDGADALRAAGAEVHRGGLHDPEGLARASARADGVIHLAAVYNTPDLHTAGAVQLRAIEAIGAALAGSERPFVVTSGTVIAPAGRLATEEDGPAPGTHRTPAEEATVALAERGVRSSLVRLAPSVHGRGDHGYVPRLIAIAREKGVAAYVGDGTNRWPGVHRLDAARLFRLALEKAPAGTRLHGADEEGVPFRAIAEVIGRHLAVPVTGIAPEEAGEHFGFLGRWAAVDNPTSSALTRTLLGWEPREPGLLADLDEGHYFQA
- a CDS encoding ribonuclease H family protein encodes the protein MIVHMRERVVAACDGASKGNPGPAGWAWVVSDDERTAARWEAGPLGRATNNVAELTALERLLTAVDPDVPLEIRMDSQYAMKAVTTWLPGWKRNGWKTAAGKPVANQELVVRIDALLDGRKVEFRYVPAHQVDGDPLNDFADRAASQAASVQEAAGSALGSPEPPPSPDTPKAAAPRRKAPRRTGGGASSSRTIKAKFAGRCLCGRSYAAGESIAKNAQGWGHPECRTAEA
- a CDS encoding MFS transporter, coding for MDQPAPIPRPPTGAPPLRDRLTIPVLASGGILMAVMQTVVVPLLPDLPRLTGASAATVSWTVTATLLSGAVLTPVLGRAGDMYGKRRVLTSALALMTLGSVLCALTSDIGVLIAARALQGAAASVVPLSISILRDELPPERRGSAVALMSSTVGIGAALGLPLAALVVQYADWHTMFWLTSALGALGVAATWWAVKESPVREPGRFDVLGALGLAAGLVCLLLGVSQGGTWGWGSARVLGLFLGAVVVLALWWWQQLRAERPLVDLRLVSRPRVGLSHVAAMLTGFAFYANSLVTAQLVQAPKATGYGLGLSIVATGVCLLPGGVTMLLFSPLSARISAARGPRITLALGAAVIACGYAVRIADSRDLWMIIVGATVVATGTTLAYSALPTLILRAVPAGQTASANGVNVLMRTIGQATSSAAVAAVLVHHSSPAGGIPIPTLHGYQLAFAMAGAVALAACAAALSIPGDGPADGPRRAAGAIRGARDEAMEGA